In Aliiglaciecola sp. LCG003, a genomic segment contains:
- a CDS encoding thioesterase family protein yields MLTENFKVRFYETDGLAHVSNTVVVGWFEAGREPIFKMFTPELDLTNWPLILASYKVDFVSQIFYGQEVEIRTYVSRIGNSSFETYQQVWQQNKLCAEGTATLVRFDYGSQKAVAIEPAIREQLMSHYIDLSKK; encoded by the coding sequence ATGTTAACAGAGAATTTTAAAGTTAGGTTCTACGAAACAGATGGATTGGCTCATGTGAGTAATACCGTTGTTGTGGGTTGGTTTGAAGCGGGTCGTGAACCGATATTCAAGATGTTTACGCCTGAGCTCGATTTGACTAACTGGCCTTTGATCCTTGCCAGCTATAAAGTGGATTTTGTTAGCCAAATTTTTTATGGACAAGAGGTGGAAATCCGTACCTATGTGAGTCGCATCGGCAACAGTTCTTTTGAAACCTATCAACAAGTCTGGCAACAGAACAAATTGTGTGCCGAAGGCACGGCAACTTTGGTTAGATTTGATTATGGTTCACAAAAAGCAGTTGCCATCGAGCCTGCAATACGAGAGCAGTTAATGAGTCACTATATTGACCTGAGTAAAAAATAG
- a CDS encoding DUF3299 domain-containing protein — protein sequence MFNWLSLLLCFSCCSVAAQPLELFWEDLVPEGYVAPPIDLDHTANMSQQQLNAPVVDKYDNQLVKIPGFVVPLEGDAEKVTEFLLVPFFGACIHVPPPPPNQIIYVKIPQGVPIVNLSDVVWVVGILSSKSLSTELATVGYTLQGQEVLPYDG from the coding sequence GTGTTTAATTGGTTAAGTCTACTCTTATGCTTTAGTTGTTGCAGCGTGGCAGCCCAGCCATTGGAGCTTTTTTGGGAAGATCTCGTGCCAGAGGGCTATGTGGCACCTCCTATCGACCTCGATCATACTGCAAACATGTCGCAACAACAGTTGAATGCTCCGGTAGTAGACAAATATGATAATCAATTGGTTAAGATCCCTGGTTTCGTAGTGCCTTTAGAAGGTGATGCAGAAAAAGTGACTGAATTTTTGTTGGTGCCATTTTTTGGTGCCTGTATTCATGTACCGCCGCCTCCGCCTAACCAGATAATTTATGTGAAGATTCCCCAAGGAGTGCCGATAGTTAACCTATCAGACGTGGTTTGGGTGGTAGGAATACTATCTAGCAAAAGTTTAAGTACCGAATTAGCGACGGTTGGATATACCTTACAAGGTCAGGAAGTTTTACCCTATGATGGATAA
- a CDS encoding methyl-accepting chemotaxis protein, with product MNILSKMSIAQKMFLIPILGTLSFALYLAITTIVALNNVELLENASDIQFPALRASSRALVNMEKVRDKLSSAVTTGDEEELLAAADYAEETRKLLNQLKSTVPSLSSEANGILNNFNAYNNVAYGFVKSMIDNTLDVAKMGEISTQMNNNYDQAQQSLVAFENARLEEFKRAISEANTQANLLIWVGVIMALVTTILLFATAIPIVNGIKGSIVKVVDSLRDIAQEDGDLTVRIEKNSNDEIGDLVHWFNMFMQKLQGVVKDIVNASLPLSELAQNLNQLTDDTNKTIEVQQSAAAQAKNAVDNMTHSVNAVATNAAEAANAAGDASGAASDGQLVVNHTVNSIQQLAANVQETAEVIRKLESDSNQIGVVLDVIKGIAEQTNLLALNAAIEAARAGEQGRGFAVVADEVRTLASRTQQSTEEIQATIEQLQGAARSAVSVMAKGTEQADESVETAYKAGASLGVITETISKITAMNDQIAASTGEQQRVADMISSNVDEIHRRTQETSSSSSKLASVSSELAQLAQHLEAITKQFKV from the coding sequence ATGAATATCCTGTCCAAAATGTCTATTGCACAAAAAATGTTCCTGATCCCAATATTAGGCACTTTAAGCTTCGCTTTATACTTAGCTATCACCACCATAGTTGCACTAAATAATGTTGAATTATTGGAAAATGCCAGTGACATTCAATTTCCCGCATTACGTGCATCTAGTCGAGCTTTGGTTAACATGGAAAAAGTCCGAGACAAGTTAAGTAGTGCAGTGACCACCGGTGATGAAGAAGAATTACTTGCAGCAGCTGATTATGCAGAAGAAACCAGAAAGCTACTTAACCAATTAAAATCCACTGTTCCCTCTCTAAGCTCCGAAGCCAATGGTATTTTGAACAACTTTAACGCTTATAATAATGTGGCCTATGGGTTTGTTAAATCTATGATAGACAACACCCTAGATGTAGCCAAAATGGGTGAAATTTCTACTCAGATGAATAACAACTATGATCAGGCGCAACAATCATTAGTAGCCTTTGAGAATGCCCGTTTAGAAGAGTTTAAGCGAGCAATTTCAGAGGCGAATACACAGGCCAACCTGCTTATTTGGGTAGGCGTGATTATGGCCCTGGTCACTACAATCCTGCTGTTTGCTACTGCAATCCCTATTGTTAACGGTATCAAAGGCAGTATTGTTAAAGTGGTTGACTCCCTTAGAGATATTGCCCAGGAAGATGGTGATTTAACGGTCCGGATTGAGAAAAATAGCAATGATGAAATCGGTGACCTAGTACACTGGTTTAATATGTTCATGCAAAAACTGCAAGGGGTGGTCAAGGATATCGTGAACGCGTCTCTACCTCTATCTGAGCTGGCTCAAAACCTGAACCAGTTAACAGATGACACCAATAAAACGATTGAAGTTCAGCAATCCGCCGCCGCTCAAGCTAAGAACGCAGTAGATAACATGACACACAGTGTTAATGCTGTTGCTACTAATGCTGCAGAAGCCGCCAATGCTGCTGGTGATGCCTCAGGCGCAGCGAGTGATGGCCAGTTAGTAGTAAACCATACGGTTAATAGTATCCAGCAACTTGCTGCTAACGTGCAGGAAACTGCGGAAGTGATTAGAAAGCTGGAATCTGATTCTAATCAGATAGGTGTTGTATTGGATGTAATTAAAGGCATCGCAGAGCAAACTAATTTGCTAGCACTTAATGCAGCCATTGAAGCAGCTCGAGCGGGTGAACAAGGCCGTGGTTTCGCAGTTGTTGCTGATGAAGTTCGTACTTTGGCGTCAAGAACTCAGCAGTCCACAGAAGAAATTCAAGCCACGATCGAACAGCTACAAGGCGCAGCACGTTCAGCGGTAAGTGTTATGGCTAAAGGTACAGAGCAAGCAGATGAGAGTGTCGAAACGGCTTATAAAGCAGGTGCGAGCTTAGGAGTGATTACCGAAACAATCAGTAAAATCACCGCTATGAATGACCAAATAGCGGCATCTACAGGTGAGCAACAGAGAGTGGCTGATATGATCTCTTCCAATGTAGATGAGATTCATCGTCGCACACAAGAGACATCTTCCAGTTCAAGTAAGCTAGCGTCAGTAAGCTCGGAGTTGGCTCAGTTAGCCCAGCATTTAGAAGCCATCACCAAGCAGTTTAAAGTGTAA
- a CDS encoding MFS transporter produces MAFVMPLVFAVWVALLNNFVVEKAQFTGVEIGLLQSFREIPGFLAFTAVFLLLVIKEQTLALLALAVTSIGVAITGLFPFEIGLYCTTVIMSIGFHYFETVNQSLTLQWLAKDKAAKFMGQQLAVKSFASLFAYGAIWLLMDYVGIEYHTMYLLAGGLGLVVVVSIWLFFANFQQPSVQHKHMFLRKRYWLYYGLTFLSGARRQIFMVFASFMMVEKFGYSVGEISLLFIINYVFNLFFATKIGGWIAKVGERTALTVEYIGLICVFACYAVVSDPFWAASLYVVDHLFFAMAIAMKTYFQKIADPKDIAATAGVSFTINHIAAVVIPALLGVVWITSPQLVFYIGAGFAVCSLILACNIPTLAAQGNEVRLNPFAWANKKSSLNSTI; encoded by the coding sequence ATGGCGTTTGTCATGCCACTGGTTTTTGCCGTGTGGGTCGCTTTATTAAATAATTTTGTAGTTGAGAAGGCTCAGTTTACCGGAGTAGAAATTGGTTTATTGCAGAGTTTTCGCGAGATCCCGGGGTTTTTAGCCTTCACGGCGGTATTTTTACTGTTGGTGATTAAAGAACAAACATTGGCGCTACTGGCGCTGGCTGTGACCTCTATAGGTGTTGCAATAACGGGCTTGTTTCCGTTTGAAATTGGACTGTATTGCACTACTGTTATCATGTCTATTGGTTTTCACTACTTTGAGACAGTGAATCAATCACTCACTTTGCAGTGGTTGGCGAAAGACAAGGCCGCCAAATTTATGGGTCAGCAACTAGCAGTAAAGAGTTTTGCATCTCTGTTTGCTTATGGGGCTATTTGGTTATTGATGGATTATGTCGGAATTGAATACCACACCATGTATTTGCTGGCTGGAGGACTCGGACTGGTGGTAGTTGTGAGTATTTGGTTGTTCTTTGCTAATTTTCAACAGCCATCGGTTCAACATAAGCACATGTTTTTGCGCAAGCGTTATTGGCTGTACTATGGACTCACTTTTTTAAGTGGTGCCAGACGACAAATATTTATGGTGTTTGCCTCTTTTATGATGGTGGAAAAATTTGGCTATTCTGTCGGTGAAATTAGCCTGTTATTTATCATCAACTATGTATTTAACCTGTTCTTTGCAACTAAGATAGGTGGCTGGATCGCTAAAGTGGGTGAAAGAACCGCTTTGACAGTCGAGTATATAGGCCTAATATGCGTGTTCGCCTGTTATGCAGTGGTCAGTGATCCATTCTGGGCGGCAAGTTTATATGTGGTAGATCACTTGTTTTTTGCCATGGCCATCGCGATGAAAACCTACTTTCAAAAAATCGCTGACCCGAAAGACATAGCAGCGACGGCTGGGGTAAGTTTTACCATTAATCATATTGCTGCTGTGGTAATCCCTGCATTGTTAGGGGTTGTGTGGATAACATCGCCCCAGCTAGTATTCTATATTGGTGCAGGCTTCGCAGTCTGTTCGCTGATATTGGCCTGTAATATTCCCACATTGGCAGCACAGGGTAATGAAGTTAGATTGAACCCTTTTGCTTGGGCTAATAAAAAATCATCACTCAATTCAACCATCTGA
- the uvrA gene encoding excinuclease ABC subunit UvrA — translation MDKIEVRGARTHNLKNINITLPRDKLIVITGLSGSGKSSLAFDTLYAEGQRRYVESLSAYARQFLSMMEKPDVDHIEGLSPAISIEQKSTSHNPRSTVGTITEIYDYLRLLYARVGEPRCPTHHVALAAQTISQMVDRVLDMEEGAKLMLMAPVVQERKGEHIKTLEGLAAQGFIRARIDGEVCDLSDPPELDLHKKHTIEVVVDRFKVRDDLATRLAESFETALQLSGGTAKVAFMDDNSKEELVFSANFACPHCGYSMAELEPRLFSFNNPAGACPTCDGLGTKQFFDPSRIITNNELSLSGGAIRGWDKRSYYYFQMLQAVAEHYEFSLADPYAELDQKAKDIVLFGSKGTAIKFKYINDRGDIMERKHPFEGIIPNMERRYRETESNAVREELAKYLSQQHCNSCGGTRLRLEARNVFIEETPLPFITEMSIAEALTFFDRMDLTGQRAQIAEKILKEINDRLTFLVNVGLNYLSLSRSADTLSGGEAQRIRLASQIGAGLVGVMYVLDEPSIGLHQRDNERLLKTLRHLRDLGNTVIVVEHDEDAIREADYVVDIGPGAGVHGGHIVAEGSLQDILDSEDSLTGKYLSGREKIEIPSERHINKDDKWVKLKGASGNNLQNVDLHVPIGLMTCVTGVSGSGKSTLVNDTFYRLAHHALNGATTGEAAPYKSIEGLEQLDKVVDIDQSPIGRTPRSNPATYAGIFTPIREMFAGTQESRSRGYKPGRFSFNVKGGRCEACQGDGLIKVEMHFLPDVYVPCDVCASKRYNRETLEITYKGKNINQVLNMTVEDAREFFDAIPAISRKLQTLMDVGLSYIRLGQSATTLSGGEAQRVKLAKELSKRDTGQTLYILDEPTTGLHFHDIKQLLQVLHRLRDHGNTVVVIEHNLDVVKTADWIIDLGPEGGSGGGQIIAQGTPEAVCQEDKSHTAHFLKAILDKG, via the coding sequence ATGGATAAAATCGAAGTTAGGGGTGCCCGCACCCACAATCTGAAGAACATCAATATCACCCTGCCACGGGATAAATTGATTGTTATCACTGGACTGTCAGGATCCGGCAAGTCCTCTTTGGCCTTTGACACACTCTACGCTGAGGGCCAGCGTCGGTATGTTGAGTCACTTTCCGCTTATGCCAGACAATTTTTGTCGATGATGGAAAAGCCTGATGTTGATCATATTGAAGGGCTATCGCCTGCTATTTCCATTGAGCAAAAGTCTACCTCGCATAATCCACGCTCAACAGTGGGCACAATAACTGAAATCTATGATTACCTGCGTTTATTGTATGCCCGTGTGGGTGAGCCCCGCTGCCCAACTCATCATGTAGCACTAGCCGCTCAAACCATCAGCCAGATGGTTGATCGTGTACTCGATATGGAAGAAGGCGCCAAGTTAATGTTGATGGCTCCTGTCGTTCAAGAACGCAAGGGCGAACATATTAAAACCCTTGAAGGTTTAGCTGCTCAAGGGTTTATTCGCGCACGTATCGATGGTGAAGTCTGTGATTTGTCTGATCCCCCTGAATTAGATTTACATAAGAAACATACCATCGAAGTGGTAGTCGACCGGTTTAAAGTCCGTGATGACTTAGCAACGCGCTTGGCCGAGTCTTTTGAAACCGCATTGCAACTTTCAGGTGGCACGGCCAAAGTCGCCTTTATGGATGACAATAGTAAAGAAGAGTTAGTCTTCTCGGCCAACTTTGCTTGCCCACATTGCGGCTACAGCATGGCCGAATTAGAGCCCAGACTGTTTTCCTTTAATAACCCTGCAGGGGCCTGCCCGACCTGTGATGGACTAGGTACCAAACAATTTTTTGACCCCTCTAGAATTATTACTAACAATGAGCTGAGTTTATCCGGTGGTGCCATTCGTGGATGGGACAAACGTAGTTACTATTATTTCCAAATGCTCCAAGCGGTTGCTGAGCACTATGAGTTTAGTTTAGCTGACCCTTATGCTGAGCTTGATCAGAAAGCCAAAGACATTGTGTTGTTTGGTAGTAAAGGCACCGCAATTAAATTTAAATATATCAACGATCGTGGCGACATCATGGAACGCAAGCATCCCTTTGAAGGGATAATTCCAAATATGGAGCGCCGTTATCGTGAAACCGAATCAAATGCTGTTCGAGAAGAATTGGCTAAATATTTAAGCCAACAACACTGTAATAGCTGTGGCGGTACGCGTTTAAGATTAGAAGCCCGTAATGTCTTTATTGAAGAGACACCACTGCCGTTTATTACCGAAATGTCTATTGCAGAAGCCTTAACCTTCTTTGACCGCATGGACTTGACCGGGCAACGAGCTCAAATCGCTGAAAAAATACTAAAAGAAATTAATGACCGTCTGACATTTTTGGTCAATGTGGGTCTGAACTATCTTTCCCTGTCTAGAAGTGCTGATACCTTGTCTGGTGGTGAAGCGCAACGGATTCGCTTAGCGAGTCAAATTGGTGCTGGCTTAGTTGGGGTCATGTATGTACTGGATGAACCTTCTATCGGTTTGCACCAACGTGACAATGAAAGATTGCTTAAAACCCTGCGTCACCTGCGTGATTTGGGTAACACAGTGATCGTGGTAGAGCATGATGAAGATGCCATCCGAGAAGCAGATTACGTAGTAGATATTGGCCCTGGCGCAGGTGTGCACGGTGGTCATATTGTTGCCGAAGGGTCATTGCAGGATATACTAGATAGTGAAGACTCACTTACCGGTAAATACTTGTCTGGACGTGAAAAAATTGAGATCCCCAGTGAACGTCACATTAACAAAGATGACAAATGGGTGAAGTTGAAGGGAGCCTCCGGGAATAATCTTCAAAACGTGGATTTGCATGTCCCCATTGGTTTGATGACCTGTGTCACAGGGGTATCAGGGTCAGGCAAATCTACCTTAGTCAATGATACCTTTTACCGCCTTGCTCACCATGCCCTCAATGGCGCAACGACCGGGGAAGCAGCTCCGTATAAGAGCATTGAAGGACTAGAGCAATTAGACAAGGTTGTGGATATCGACCAAAGTCCGATTGGACGCACCCCGCGCTCAAACCCTGCCACTTATGCCGGAATATTTACGCCTATCAGAGAGATGTTTGCTGGGACCCAAGAGTCACGCTCACGGGGCTACAAGCCCGGCCGTTTCAGCTTTAATGTCAAGGGCGGACGCTGCGAAGCTTGTCAGGGTGATGGCTTAATAAAAGTCGAAATGCACTTCTTACCTGATGTGTATGTACCTTGTGATGTGTGTGCCAGTAAACGCTACAACCGGGAAACCTTAGAAATAACCTACAAAGGTAAGAACATCAACCAAGTTTTAAATATGACAGTGGAAGATGCTAGAGAGTTTTTTGACGCTATACCGGCAATTTCTCGCAAGCTGCAAACCTTAATGGACGTGGGCTTATCCTATATTCGACTCGGCCAATCCGCCACCACCTTATCCGGTGGTGAAGCCCAACGAGTAAAATTAGCCAAAGAGCTATCTAAACGTGATACCGGGCAAACCTTGTATATTTTGGATGAACCCACTACTGGTCTGCATTTCCACGACATTAAGCAACTTCTGCAGGTACTGCACCGACTGCGTGATCATGGTAATACTGTGGTAGTTATCGAGCATAACCTTGATGTGGTTAAAACTGCCGATTGGATAATAGATTTGGGACCTGAAGGCGGTTCTGGCGGTGGACAAATTATCGCTCAAGGTACGCCTGAAGCAGTCTGCCAAGAAGATAAATCTCATACCGCTCACTTCTTGAAGGCCATATTGGATAAAGGCTAA
- the ppa gene encoding inorganic diphosphatase, with amino-acid sequence MSLNAVPAGKNLPDEVNVIIEIPAHADPVKYEVDKDSGAIFVDRFMATCMHYPTNYGYVPHTLSLDGDPVDVLVVTPFPLLAGCVIRCRPVGVLKMTDESGEDAKILAVPADKLSTIYRGITEIDQIPELTKNQIEHFFAHYKDLEPNKWVKIEGWSGSEDAKKEITESVTRYEETADKPAF; translated from the coding sequence ATGAGCTTAAACGCCGTTCCCGCAGGTAAGAATTTGCCTGATGAAGTCAATGTTATCATTGAAATCCCCGCCCACGCTGATCCAGTTAAGTACGAAGTAGATAAAGATTCTGGCGCAATTTTCGTTGACCGTTTCATGGCAACTTGCATGCACTATCCTACTAACTACGGTTATGTGCCGCATACCTTGTCACTTGATGGTGACCCAGTAGATGTGCTTGTAGTGACACCATTTCCGTTGTTAGCCGGCTGCGTAATTCGTTGTCGTCCGGTTGGCGTGTTGAAAATGACTGACGAATCTGGTGAAGATGCGAAAATATTAGCTGTCCCTGCGGATAAGTTGTCGACTATTTATCGTGGTATCACTGAAATTGATCAGATTCCAGAATTGACTAAGAATCAAATCGAGCATTTCTTTGCCCACTATAAAGATCTTGAGCCAAACAAATGGGTCAAAATCGAAGGCTGGAGCGGTAGTGAAGATGCTAAGAAAGAAATCACTGAAAGCGTAACCCGTTACGAAGAAACAGCAGACAAACCTGCGTTTTAA
- a CDS encoding 2OG-Fe(II) oxygenase, which translates to MKTDFIEVIDNVLPSELCKRFITQFEASKNTATGQTGGGVDTDKKRSLDVSVVRNIEFQAEYHALLPLLSNQLISYFEKYFFALIGPIGLTVADPSTGKPVKLTQDNFASVGKANLPNLVQYLFRIGDINAQKYNAQQGGYPYWHSEVYPQAGHNDALHRMLLFMFYLNDVEEGGETDFYYQDRAIQPKAGSMVIAPAYFTHTHRGNVPVSNDKYILTSWVLFNPADKIYTG; encoded by the coding sequence ATGAAAACGGATTTTATTGAAGTTATCGATAATGTATTGCCTAGTGAATTATGCAAGCGCTTTATTACCCAATTCGAAGCGAGTAAAAACACCGCCACGGGCCAAACTGGTGGTGGCGTAGATACTGACAAAAAACGCAGTTTAGATGTTTCTGTAGTAAGAAATATTGAGTTCCAAGCTGAGTATCATGCTTTATTACCCTTACTCTCAAATCAATTGATTAGTTATTTCGAAAAATACTTCTTCGCATTAATTGGACCTATTGGACTTACAGTAGCTGACCCGAGCACCGGCAAGCCAGTTAAATTAACCCAAGATAATTTTGCCTCTGTGGGCAAGGCCAACTTACCTAACTTAGTACAGTATTTATTTCGCATTGGTGATATAAATGCGCAAAAATATAATGCCCAACAGGGCGGCTATCCTTATTGGCACTCAGAGGTCTACCCGCAAGCCGGTCACAATGATGCCTTGCACCGCATGCTGCTATTTATGTTTTATCTGAATGATGTTGAAGAAGGGGGAGAAACGGATTTTTATTATCAAGACAGAGCAATACAACCCAAAGCAGGTTCGATGGTCATAGCGCCAGCTTATTTCACTCACACCCATCGCGGTAATGTTCCGGTCTCCAATGATAAGTATATTTTAACCTCTTGGGTGTTGTTCAATCCCGCTGATAAAATCTACACCGGTTAG